GAGGGACGCGACCTCTCGTGGTACCGCAACTGGAACCAGTGGCTCGGCTTGTTCATTACCGATTTGACCGCTGATACCGTCGCCGCTTACAATCATGATGCCGGTTTGGGTTTCGTGCGCCGCTTCCCACCCGACCTGGTCCCAGGCGTCAAGTTCTTCGCCTTCGGTCGCGATTTCGTTGATCGCAGTTATACTGATGACGGCTCAGACTACTTCGAACTCTGGGGCGGCCCCTGCCGGACTTTCTGGCCAGAGGACGATATCACCCTTGGCCCAGGCCAGGTGGTGGAATGGACCGAGGTGTGGACGATCGTGCGCGACCGCGCGCAGATACCGTGAAGAACTGTTCGCCATATATTAAACATACAGGAGAATACATGCACTGCGAAGTATGCGGCACTCGACTGCCCGAGGGCGCACTGGTTTGCCCCTACTGTGGCTACGAGATGAGGACAGAACAAAGAAATGACCAGCCCTCGCTGACTCCCCCGCTCGTTGCCGAACCGGTCGGCGAGGAAGAGGTACAAACGGCCCCAAGACGTGGATGCGGCCGGTGGGCTATGCTATTGGGTTTGGTGGTCGGCTTCTCGTTGCTTCTCGTGGTCGGCCTGGGTATTGTCGGAGTGTACCAGGGCCTCCAGGACCGCAATCGCACCAACCGCACCGCCGCCGCAGCCCACTATGATAAGGGTCTGGCTGCTATGGCGCAGGGAAACTACGAATTGGCTGAGGCTGAATTTGAACTCGCCGTGAGCCTGAACCCTGGTCATAGCGAAGCGGCTGCCAAGTTAGTCGAAGTTCGCGCTTTGCTCCAGGGAAGCCCTACTCCTACTCCGGGGCTGCTGGGCGAACGCCTCATCACCCTGTACAATGAGGCCCGCCAAGCATATAACCGGCAGGACTGGGGTGTGGTTATCAACCGGCTCGAGGAAATCGTCAGCCTAGACCCTGCCTTTGAGCGGGATGAGGTGCGGAGTCTATTATTCGACGCTTATCGGGCCAGTGGACTTCAGTTGGTAGGGGAGGATCGCCTGGAAGAGGCCATCCGCTATTTTGACCAGGCCCTGCAACTGCGACCAGGCGACCTGGATGTATTGACCCAGAGACAACTCGCTTCCCTGTATTTGACGGGCTTGAGTTACTGGGGGGCGGACTGGGAGCGCGCCATCGAGGCGTTCCGTACCCTATATAGCATTCAACCACAATACAAGGATGCCCGACAGCGTTTGATAGACGCCTACGTCGCCCACGGCGATGTACTCGCCACCAAGGGCGATTATTGCAAGGCTCGCGATCAATATCAGCAGGCCCTGGACATTGCTCCAGATCCCCGTATCACTGCCAAACGCGACGATGCGGCCACTCAATGCGCTTCTGGTACTCCTCCCCCAGGTACACCAGGACCCAGCGGCTACTTTGTCGGCCGTCTGGTCAGATATGAGGCAGTGGAAGAAGGCAAGATCTATGTGCGTGGTAGGGTCTTGGATGAGAAAGGGAACCCTATTCCCGGCGTTCGGGTAGGTATCTCCGCTTTCGATTGGTCAGCCCCACCCGCCACAACCAATTACGAGGGCATCTATGCCTTCGATGGGCTGGCGAATGAGATCACGTTCACACTGACCTTGGTGGACTTGCCGCACGTACCTTTCGATGTGCATACGTATTTCGGCAAACTGGTGTGGGTGGATTTCCAGCGTCAGCCTTAAGGAAAAGAGAGGAGAACTGAAATGAGCAAACCTGAGCAATCTGAGATGCGTCCAATGCAGTTGAACGTGGAACTGCCAGGCGATCTAGAATCCATTTACGCCAATCTGGCGTTGATCACTCATTCCGCCTCCGAGATCGTGATTGATTTCGCTCGAATGATGCCCAACGTGCCCAAAGCGAAGATATACGCTCGCATAGTGATGACGCCGATGAATGCCAAACTCTTGCTGAAGGCTCTGAGTGATAATCTCAGCAAGTTTGAGGAGAAGTTTGGCGAGATCAAGACGCCCGACAAGGGATTTGAAGTGGAACGCCCGATGGGCTTCAAACATTGATCTGAAGGCAAACAAGAATGAGTAGACTACAAGACATTGTGGAGCGTATCCGTGCCGATTTCGAAGCCCGCAATGCGGCTCGCGATCAGGCTCTGATCCGTTCACGGGAACTGACTCGTCACTGTGCTAACGCCATTCGTGCTACCCACCGCGGCGATTTTGCCGCTGCCCAGGCGCTACTGAACACGGCAGCAAAGGAAGCGGCGGTCATGGCTGCGGACTTAGAGGATTACCCAGACTTGTATTATGCCGGATACACCCAAGATGCGCTGAAGGAGTACGTAGAAGCAAGCGTCACTTACGCCGTCATCCATGGGGAACCACTGCCCTCGCCAGAAGAACTCCGCGTCGAATACCCTGCCTATCTCAATGGCTTAGCCGAGGCGTCAAGCGAGTTGCGCCGGCATACATTGGACTTGATACGCCACGGCGAAGCCTCTCAGGGTGAACGCATCTTGGAGGTGATGGAAGACATCTACGCCGAATTGATCACCATTGATTATCCTGACGCCATTACCGGAGGCTTGCGTCGCACCACAGACCAACTGCGCGCCGTTCTCGAGCGCACCCGTGGTGATCTGACCCTCTCCATACGTCAAGAGGCTATGCGCCAGGCATTGCAAGACTTCGAGAGCCGGATGATGCCTGGAGGCGGGCCAGATGAGTAGGAATGTGATTATTCGAGCCAGCGAATTGGGGCGCTACGATTACTGTGCTCGTAGTTGGTGGCTGGAACGGGTGCGGGGGTACGCCCCAGAGAACATCGAGGACTTGCAGGCTGGCGAATCGGCTCACCTAGCCCATGGGGAGACGGTCATCCGCTACCATTTTGTGCAGCGCTTGGCCTACGCGATCCTGTTGCTAGCCGGACTGGCCGCGCTTTTGCTGCTTTTTCTTTCAATGCGAGGCTAAGCGTCATGTCTTCCAGTACACGCGGGATTATCCTGGCTTGTTGCACTGTGCTAGTCCTGATGGGTTGCACCACGGTATCACTCACGCCTGATCCAGGCCAACCCACGATCCCAACATCTGCGACAGCAGTGACCCCTGCGATATCCGCGACGCCGGTTCCCCTGACCGCCACAGCCAGCCCAACGATCCGCGTCGCTCCTCCCCAACCAACGTTTACTATAACCCGCGTTCCTCCGACATCCACTGCCTCTCCCACCCTATCGCCAACGCCTTATCCGAAATCCGTTATAGTGAATCAGGATGAGCAGCAGATGTACATTTACGAGAATGGGGTGCAGGTACGAGTCCTGCCATGCAGTACGGGGCTTCCGGACAACGAGGAAACTAGGACTCCTGCCTGGGAAGGAACGGTAGGCAAGTACTGGGGTACGTTCTCATCGTTTGGCACCACGCAAGACGAGGGTTGGTTCCTCTTCAAGCACCATGGCAGTATCCTGATACATGGCGCTCCCTACACTCTTGACGAGGATGGAAATAAGGTGTACCAGGACTTGGATGCCCTCGGCGTGCGGCCTATATCCCACGGGTGCATTCGCCTTCACCCTGACGATGCACGTTGGTTCACCCAATGGGGTCCTGAAGGGGCGCATATCGTAATTATGCCCTGGACGGGAGGAAGTAGTCAGTGAATCTAGCAGGCTGGGCGTTTCTATCCTCTGTTCTCCTACTTGCTCTGGGGTTGGCACTGTTGTGGTTGGCTCATCGGCAGCGTGAGAGAACGGGTCTCCCCGCGGGCGAGGTGGTTTACTCAGACACGGGGGCGCGCCATCGGGTGGAGCGCCCTTTGTTCTCACGAAGGTATCGTCTCAGCGGCAAGCCAGATTATTTGGTGTTGCAAGGCGATGCGGTGATCCCCGTGGAAGTGAAGCCCAAACGCACTGCCACATCACCTTACTCGTCCGACGTGTTGCAACTGGCAGCCTATGGCCTCCTGGTGGAGGAGAATTACGGTCAAGCATCCCCCTACGGCATCGTCTCTTATGCCAACGCCTCGTTCCGCGTGCCGTTCACGCCCGAATTGCGTCAAAGACTATTCGATACCTTGGCAGCCCTGCGCGCCGATTTGCATGCCCAAGACGTGGAACCCAGTCACAACTCGCCTCAACGTTGCCTGCGCTGTGGGCACCGTGGGCATTGTGAGAAGAGGCTGGCATAGCCTGACTCGAACATACGTTCGCCAGTTGGACAACTCATCCAAAAGTGATTATAATAAGTCTTAAGCCGCCTTGAACGGCGAATCTAACACCTCGTCGAGGTCAATCGTGTACAAAGCACCGCGTGGCACGCAGGATATCCTGCCGGAAGAATACCCTTATTGGCGTCATGTCACAGATCGGATTCACCATGTGTGTCAGTTGCATGGGTGGGAGCAGTTCGACGTCCCTCTCTTCGAAGAGACGGCCCTCTTCACTCGCGGCATCGGCGAGGCCACGGATATCGTGGAGAAGGAGATGTACTCCTTCAAAGACCGAGGGGGCACAGAATTGACCCTGCGTCCGGAATTCACTGCTGGGGTGGTGCGTGCGTATCTGGAGAATGGTTTGCACACCAGACCCCAGCCAGTGAAACTGTACTCCATTGGTCCCATCTTCCGTTATGAGCGCCCCCAGGCTGGTCGCTACCGCCAGAGCACACAATGGAATGTGGAAGCCATCGGAGAGCAGGATGCTGCCTTGGATGTGGAGACGATGGGCGTGGCCTGGTACCTCTACGAGGACCTGGGCTTCAGGGGACTTTCCTTCCAAATCAATAGCATTGGCTGCCCAGTCTGCCGGCCAACCTATAGCCGAGTGTTGGTGGAATACTACCGACGACACGAAAAAAGGCTCTGCGACGATTGCAAACGTCGGCTGTACACCAATCCCATGCGGCTATTGGATTGCAAGAACGAAGGTTGCCAGCCTATCATCGAGGATGCTCCGCACAGTGCTGACTACCTGTGTGACGAATGTCGGGCTCACTATGCGGAACTCCGGCGCTATTTGGATCTGCTGAAGCGACCTTACACCGAGAACCATCGCCTGGTGCGTGGCCTAGACTATTATACCAAGACGGTTTTCGAAGTGTGGGCGGAGGGCATTGGTGCTCAGGGAGCGCTGTGCGGTGGTGGTCGCTACGATGGCTTAGCCGAGGCGATTGGAGGCCCACATACCCCTGGCGTTGGTTTCGCTGCAGGCGTGGAGCGCATCATCTTGCTCTTAAAAGCCCAGCGCATCGCTCCGCCGCCCCTGCCGAAGCCTTTGGTTTGGGTGGCCTATACTGGCAAGGAAACCAAAGATGCTGCGCTGATGCTCCTGACCGATCTGCGCAGGAATGGCATCGGCGCTGTACTGACTTTCGGCGATCGCAGTCTGAAAGCCCAACTAAAAACCGCTGACAAAGCGGGCGTCGCTTACACCGTTATCCTGGGTGAGGGCGAAATAGCGAGAGGTGAAGTGATTGTCCGCCACATGGCCGCCGGCGAGCAGGTGACCATGTCGTTGTCGGAGATCCCCAAATGGCTAAAGGCGCGCGCACAATGAAGCATCCGACGAAAACGGTTGTAAAGAAAATCGGCATCCTGCACCATCCCAAACTGGAAGCATCCCAGAAACTGGCGGAGGAGATCAGAGCCTTGCTGGCTGATAATGGGATAGATGTCCACTGCGGATCGGCTTGGAATGAGGGCGAAATCCACAGTTGTGCCGAGGATGCGGAACTCCTGATCACCTTGGGTGGCGATGGGACGATCGTGCGTGCGGCTCGTATTGCTGCACCGCTGGGTGTGCCTATCTTGAGCGTTAACATGGGGCGGCTTGGCTTCTTGGCCGAACTACAGCCCTGGGAAGTGCACGACAAACTCCCCACTGTGCTGGACGGTCATTATTGGCTGGAGGAACGTTTGATGCTCCGCGCCGAATTACGCCGTGGGAAAAAATCCATAGGGAGTTATGAGGCTCTGAATGATATAGTGGTCAGTCGGGCCGCGGTCGCACGAGTGATTCGGGTGTCCACTATGGTGAATGGCGAGTATCTCATCACCTATGTCGCTGATGGCGTCATCGTGGCTACTCCCACTGGCTCAACTGCTTATGCCCTGGCTGCAGGTGGTCCTATTATAGACCCCAGCCTGCGCTGCCTGCTGGTGAAGCCGATTGCTGCTCATCTCACCATTGCCCAAGCGCTGGTTCTCCCACCTACGTGCGAGGTAGCATTGGACGTCTCGACTGAGTATGGCGCGCTGTTCACCGTGGATGGGCAAAAAGACGCCCCGCTAGAGGACGGTGACATTGTAATGGTTCGCGCCAGTGAGCACTCGTGCCATTTGGTCAGGCTTCGTCCCCCCAACTATTTCTATGCGACTCTGTTGGATAGGCTACGATGACGGGCGAAAACAACGTCATGTATTGCGCCAACCACCCGGATATCGAAACGCTCTTGCGCTGCAGTAAGTGCGGCAAACCTATCTGCACCCGGTGTGGGATACGCACGCCAGTGGGAGTGCGCTGCCGCGAATGCGCCAACTTGCAGCGCTCGCCGATGTACATCGTTGGCCCCAGCGACCTCTTACGTGCTACCGTCGTCGCCCTGCCTTGTTCTCTCCTGGCGGGTTTTGTGATGAGCCAAGTGAACCTGCTCTTCGGCTTTTTCATTGGGCCTGTTGCAGGTGGCAGTATTGCTGAA
This portion of the Chloroflexota bacterium genome encodes:
- a CDS encoding tetratricopeptide repeat protein, encoding MHCEVCGTRLPEGALVCPYCGYEMRTEQRNDQPSLTPPLVAEPVGEEEVQTAPRRGCGRWAMLLGLVVGFSLLLVVGLGIVGVYQGLQDRNRTNRTAAAAHYDKGLAAMAQGNYELAEAEFELAVSLNPGHSEAAAKLVEVRALLQGSPTPTPGLLGERLITLYNEARQAYNRQDWGVVINRLEEIVSLDPAFERDEVRSLLFDAYRASGLQLVGEDRLEEAIRYFDQALQLRPGDLDVLTQRQLASLYLTGLSYWGADWERAIEAFRTLYSIQPQYKDARQRLIDAYVAHGDVLATKGDYCKARDQYQQALDIAPDPRITAKRDDAATQCASGTPPPGTPGPSGYFVGRLVRYEAVEEGKIYVRGRVLDEKGNPIPGVRVGISAFDWSAPPATTNYEGIYAFDGLANEITFTLTLVDLPHVPFDVHTYFGKLVWVDFQRQP
- a CDS encoding DUF3467 domain-containing protein, encoding MSKPEQSEMRPMQLNVELPGDLESIYANLALITHSASEIVIDFARMMPNVPKAKIYARIVMTPMNAKLLLKALSDNLSKFEEKFGEIKTPDKGFEVERPMGFKH
- a CDS encoding haloacid dehalogenase; this translates as MSRLQDIVERIRADFEARNAARDQALIRSRELTRHCANAIRATHRGDFAAAQALLNTAAKEAAVMAADLEDYPDLYYAGYTQDALKEYVEASVTYAVIHGEPLPSPEELRVEYPAYLNGLAEASSELRRHTLDLIRHGEASQGERILEVMEDIYAELITIDYPDAITGGLRRTTDQLRAVLERTRGDLTLSIRQEAMRQALQDFESRMMPGGGPDE
- a CDS encoding L,D-transpeptidase family protein; this encodes MSSSTRGIILACCTVLVLMGCTTVSLTPDPGQPTIPTSATAVTPAISATPVPLTATASPTIRVAPPQPTFTITRVPPTSTASPTLSPTPYPKSVIVNQDEQQMYIYENGVQVRVLPCSTGLPDNEETRTPAWEGTVGKYWGTFSSFGTTQDEGWFLFKHHGSILIHGAPYTLDEDGNKVYQDLDALGVRPISHGCIRLHPDDARWFTQWGPEGAHIVIMPWTGGSSQ
- a CDS encoding Dna2/Cas4 domain-containing protein; this encodes MNLAGWAFLSSVLLLALGLALLWLAHRQRERTGLPAGEVVYSDTGARHRVERPLFSRRYRLSGKPDYLVLQGDAVIPVEVKPKRTATSPYSSDVLQLAAYGLLVEENYGQASPYGIVSYANASFRVPFTPELRQRLFDTLAALRADLHAQDVEPSHNSPQRCLRCGHRGHCEKRLA
- a CDS encoding histidine--tRNA ligase; this encodes MVYKAPRGTQDILPEEYPYWRHVTDRIHHVCQLHGWEQFDVPLFEETALFTRGIGEATDIVEKEMYSFKDRGGTELTLRPEFTAGVVRAYLENGLHTRPQPVKLYSIGPIFRYERPQAGRYRQSTQWNVEAIGEQDAALDVETMGVAWYLYEDLGFRGLSFQINSIGCPVCRPTYSRVLVEYYRRHEKRLCDDCKRRLYTNPMRLLDCKNEGCQPIIEDAPHSADYLCDECRAHYAELRRYLDLLKRPYTENHRLVRGLDYYTKTVFEVWAEGIGAQGALCGGGRYDGLAEAIGGPHTPGVGFAAGVERIILLLKAQRIAPPPLPKPLVWVAYTGKETKDAALMLLTDLRRNGIGAVLTFGDRSLKAQLKTADKAGVAYTVILGEGEIARGEVIVRHMAAGEQVTMSLSEIPKWLKARAQ
- a CDS encoding NAD(+)/NADH kinase, producing MAKGARTMKHPTKTVVKKIGILHHPKLEASQKLAEEIRALLADNGIDVHCGSAWNEGEIHSCAEDAELLITLGGDGTIVRAARIAAPLGVPILSVNMGRLGFLAELQPWEVHDKLPTVLDGHYWLEERLMLRAELRRGKKSIGSYEALNDIVVSRAAVARVIRVSTMVNGEYLITYVADGVIVATPTGSTAYALAAGGPIIDPSLRCLLVKPIAAHLTIAQALVLPPTCEVALDVSTEYGALFTVDGQKDAPLEDGDIVMVRASEHSCHLVRLRPPNYFYATLLDRLR